Proteins encoded by one window of Lathyrus oleraceus cultivar Zhongwan6 chromosome 1, CAAS_Psat_ZW6_1.0, whole genome shotgun sequence:
- the LOC127115201 gene encoding uncharacterized protein LOC127115201 translates to MIVAAYANKFKDMTAYSRQAAYAPDERWKVDQFLFGMRGEISHSVSQREFTTYAELLRQRYVAENSLKKVQEERDQYKSGQRDQGREGIHFRPRPQAFKGKQVQHARPNHPPQCQVCKKSHFGRCAGSGIRCFTCQREGHMSRECPQNKNQMKKRIPGRAYTLDARKAKSNNTLIAGTCLVNDHPCFVLFDCGVTHSFVSIQCMKHLGLQAIPLSPPMVVTTAMDDVVETPLIYENCSLSVNGRIFQINLIYLPLKKVDVVLGMDWLSANSVFIGCEEKLIIIPSSEATPKDVLTTILEGTIGMINFLFEKEKSVLLVLTKESSDNLSVMQIPIVCEFLEVFPEDVTFLPPERGVEFSIDLIPGTTPISVSPYHMAPIELKNQLEELLTKHFIRPSVSPWEAPVLLVKKKDNSMRLCIDYLQLNKVTIKNKYPLPRIDNLLDQLKGACVFSKIDL, encoded by the coding sequence ATGATAGTAGCTGCGTATGCTAACAAGTTCAAAGATATGACTGCTTATTCTAGACAGGCCGCGTACGCACCTGATGAGAGGTGGAAGGTTGATCAATTTCTTTTTGGTATGAGGGGTGAAATTTCTCATAGTGTTTCTCAAAGGGAATTCACTACTTATGCTGAATTGTTAAGGCAACGCTATGTGGCTGAGAATAGTTTGAAGAAAGTTCAAGAAGAAAGGGATCAGTATAAAAGTGGACAGAGAGACCAAGGGAGGGAAGGTATCCATTTCAGGCCTAGACCTCAGGCTTTCAAAGGAAAACAAGTGCAACATGCAAGACCTAACCATCCTCCTCAATGTCAAGTGTGTAAGAAGTCTCATTTTGGAAGATGTGCTGGTAGTGGAATTAGGTGTTTTACTTGTCAGAGGGAGGGACACATGTCTAGGGAATGTCCTCAGAATAAGAATCAGATGAAGAAGAGGATCCCCGGTCGAGCTTACACTTTGGATGCAAGGAAGGCTAAGAGCAACAATACCTTAATTGCTGGTACGTGTCTCGTCAATGATCATCCTTGTTTTGTATTGTTTGATTGTGGGGTGACACACTCTTTTGTATCAATTCAGTGCATGAAGCATCTTGGTTTGCAAGCAATTCCCTTGTCTCCTCCTATGGTGGTTACTACCGCCATGGATGATGTAGTTGAGACACCGTTGATTTATGAAAATTGTTCGCTCTCGGTGAATGGTAGAATTTTCCAGATTAATCTCATTTATTTACCACTTAAGAAGGTTGATGTGGTTTTGGGGATGGACTGGCTTTCCGCCAATTCGGTGTTTATTGGATGCGAAGAGAAGTTGATTATCATTCCATCTAGTGAAGCTACTCCAAAGGATGTATTAACTACTATCTTGGAAGGTACGATTGGTATGATTAATTTCTTATTTGAGAAGGAAAAGTCAGTTCTCTTGGTACTTACCAAGGAATCTAGCGATAATCTGAGTGTTATGCAAATTCCTATCGTTTGTGAATTTCTAGAAGTTTTCCCTGAGGATGTCACCTTTCTTCCTCCTGAAAGGGGAGTGGAATTCTCTATTGATCTGATACCTGGGACGACTCCAATATCCGTTTCTCCGTATCACATGGCGCCAATCGAGTTGAAGAATCAATTGGAAGAGTTATTAACCAAGCATTTCATCCGACCTAGTGTCTCACCATGGGAAGCTCCAGTGTTATTAGTAAAGAAGAAGGACAATAGTATGCGGCTGTGTATTGACTATCTCCAGTTGAATAAAGTTAccattaagaacaagtatcctcTGCCAAGGATAGATAATTTGTTAGATCAGTTGAAAGGAGCATGTGTGTTCTCGAAGATTGATTTGTGA